CTCAAGACACTTGATTACCAACAGGCAGAAAATTGTGATAATTAGCAATCTGCAATACTACCAACGTAAATGGCTCTATTGAGTTGTGCACAATTATACCCAGAGTTCTCTCATGATTCCTTATTCTATTGTCTTCCTTTCCTATGTGTATCTTAATTAAATCCATATCACAGCTAACGTTCccttaaggcaaaaaaaaaaaaagtgctttaaaCAAAATTCCCTATATAATgacagttaaaaatataaatatgctattatcaacaataataatgatgatacaaCTTAATAATACAacttttttagaaaacaaaacaactggaCATAATCTTTCCAATTCTAAGCTCTCTGAGATAAGACATCTGCATAAGACCTTGGCAGCTTTTATAGAAACCCAGAGCTAAAAGTAGGAGCATTTTTCCAATACCTAGAAATGTTTATTAGCTGCATCAGCAAATCATTATCCCAGAAGTCAAGGCCAACAGTCTTCCAAATTGTGCAGAGATGACTATAATGAGCCATACCATCAGCAGACTATGTTGCCAAATATTAAGACTGTTTAAAATCTTGAAAATTCTGTAAATTCATGGTGAATTGGAAcctcaaaaatcaaaaaattcaaatttacaaaaataaataccacTCTGACACTCAAGGGACATCTTCACTTTAAGGCCTTTGTCACAAATCTGAATCTTTATTGTTCtgaaataaatgttataaacataactcaaaacaaaaacttcaataTTCAGTCTAAGAAGAGGTGTGGCTCAATGCCCATCACATGTAACAAGAAAAACctcctttaaaaaaaggaaaaaaaagtactatGAGAAGTCTTTCATATGAATGAAAATGCACCCGTTGGATTGTTTTCCCCCTCATCACATTAGCTTGCATACACGTGGGAATTGAAAGGTTTGCattttcttcacatagttcttgCTATGATGTCTGACGGACTTTTTGCCACTCAACAAATTCATCAAGAAGAACAGGccctagaaaaaaagaaaccatttttgTCAGAATTCAGTGAACTCATCTCTCCCCACGAGCTCTGCAATGACAGAGGAATGACCCTTCCTTTCTTTGGGTGTTCTGCTTCTAGACACCTTATTCCATTTAATGGTGCTTTCTTAttagccttttcttttttgcccTTAAAGACACAAGGAACAATGGTATCTATAGCAACTTCCTTCTCAAGGTGTTTCATGAACCCTCCAGTAACTGAGTCAATACAAATCTCTCCCTTTTTCTAAGTGTCCATAGCATTCTGGCATTTAATTATGAAACAATCTGAAAAGTGTTGAAGGTAATATTTCTATGTTGCCTCCCCAAGAAGTGTACAAGCTTGTTGAGAGGGATCAGCCATAATAGAGACTTACTTTATTCCAATAACAGGATGTAGTACAAAGCTGAACACAAAGCAAGTGCCTAATGAATATCTAATTAATGAGCTAAGTACTAttctaaaacatatatttttataatgtaggGGAGGTCCAAACTCATTTGCTGACAGAGCCAAGTAGGCAGTTTAAATGAGCtcagtgtttattttgtttaaatgtaggaaaaaaatcactgCCACAAAGAAATATGCTTGCTTTATTCTTCTTAAAACACATAATCCTCTGGTGGtctttttccattgcttttgacAGACATGTTTCTCTACCGTAAGAAAAGCAGCAGAGCACATATGATAATAAATGGCAACTGAAAAACAGCCTAGGTGTTGGCATACCATGAACTGTCAAACTGAAAAGCAAGTCCAACACAGTTAACACTTGACTCCAGCCTCTGACTCCTATAAAGGAGTACTATAAAGGTACAGTTTTgtcagactttttaaatttttccaacaAATCTAAAAGttgtattttaatacaaaatCTCCTAGTTTTAAATGCTgatacaaaatacataaatatacacatctaCGGGCCATATACAGCCTTTGGGCTGCCAGGTTACTGCTGCTaggtattatttctttaaaataatactaaatttTATACCATCTTGTAGAGAGAGGACAAAATATATGTGGGAAGAAATAAAGTTATCCCttcttctgttattttattttttcagtgtcACAGAAAAAAGTGTATAATTTCAGTTTAAGTTTATAGGAATGTACCCTTCCTTGTAACCCTTCTGAACACTGAAAACACATGCAACCAACCAAAATGGTGGTtggaactgaaaaaaatttatagtTCTACAGAATTAACTTGGTTTATCTAATTAATTTATCATTATTTCAAAATCCTGTTTTATGGCATTCTAGCCTTTCCATGGAGGAGTATGGACAGATATTTTAACTTGAAGAATTGAAAAATTATAACTATTTCACTATCAGTTTGCTCAAAATCAATTTATAGTTTTCAGAGAGAAGTTATACTGACATTATTTGCCATATTGTTAATGGGTAGCATAATATTACAATAATGTTAAAGCTTTTTCTATTGTGGCTGATTGTTTtgctgttatatttttaaaatcatgactgTACTTTTCTTCCATAGGCAAATGCCaggaaagacagaaacaaagCTGAATTTTAGCTTCTGGatgcaaaaattataatttaaatttagctAAAATGTTTGGTTGCCGAGGAACTGAAAACATTTCATTTACCAGCATAGATTTTATATAATACTGCTGAATCTAAGCTCTCTCTCTACTTCTCCCACAATCCCTCACACAATTAAATAAGTTACTATTACAAAGTTTAAAACCTCTATGCTAATACTACACAAATGCATactctcatttaatatttttggaaattttgttttcaaaggaaCATGTTATGTTATACTTACAAGCACCATCTTCATCATAGTTACTAAGATCAGCATGGACTGTTCTGCTGAATTCTAATACATTGTACCATTGATCTTTGTTCATAACACGATACTTTGATTGCtgcaaaaatgatttaaatatttgtatttaaatatttaaacaaacatCATTTACTCAATTTAGTAAACTAAGTTTTAACTGTTTTTGTGATTTGgttttttctaaaacatttactatttttttaattatttgtgtttCTAAGAGATTCCTCATGGGcatttatatattaacataatctattttttactttttttttcatttttgaggaaTAATAAGAGCACTGAGTACTAACAGTAAGGATAAAACTaacttttacatatgtatatacttgtGTTACCACCAATGAGATCAAGATATATAACATTTCCTACATCCAGTATGTTCTATTGTGCTGCTTCCTAGTAAATCATTTCTTTGCTCAAGATTTACTGTTTAGCCACATTTTGAGTTTGGCATCTTTGGAAACAAGTGAAAGAGTATAGGCTTCGATTTAAATCCCACCCTTGCCACTTAATTGAGTGattttgggaaagttacttaagaATAGAAACCACCTCCTCATTTGTTAAATGGGGATAGAATTTAATTCAAAATGGtattataaagatttttaaaaatatatgccaaaCAACCTGCACATAACAAGTGTCTGAAAATATTTAGTTCTTCTCAGCTCCCCATAGAGCTGAATATTTTTACATtcggttaaatttatttttgcccAAAACTACtaataggaagaaaatagataccatccatcaaaaataatttataggaCTTACAGATTGAATCATGCGTAAAACTCATTCATGTAAGACCTTTTCATatcattgtctcttttttttttttctgagacagagtctcgttctgtcacccaggctggagtgtagtggtgcaatctcagcttactgcaacctccacctccctggttcaagcaattctcgtgcctcagcctcccgagtagctgggactacaggcgccaaccaccacacccagctaattttttttttgtatttttagtagagacggggattcaccatgttggccaggctggtctcgaactcctggcctcaagtgatctgcctgccttggcctcccaaagtgctgggattacaggcgtgtgccaccacgcccagctgatatCACTGTCTTGTATCACAACTTTTACTACTCTGGGAAAAGGGAAGCAGCTATAAGCAATGTGCTTTAtgagaaattatttccaaaggaaaaagcATCTGTATTCAAGATATGGTGAGAACTATACCAATAACCCTAGAATTACAAAggcacaaaaacattaaaaaaaaaaaaaaactagacaaagcaatggaaaaaaagaatagcatCTTCTTAGAATCACTGCCTATAGTAGTTGCTATGATAAACCTTCTAAAAGAACACGTCATCATTTCAGCTTACATTTTTTTAGTAACCAGCATATTTAAGTATACTATTATAGCCATTCTCATATTTGTggacataaaatattaatagctttattctgtttctttagattgagcctaagtagaaaaggaaagttttattaCTAAATTGGTTCTCTTATGTACATTTCAGCTTAAGACCCTGtgtaacaaaagaagaaaatcagattTAGAAGCTTAAAGATTTGTGTACTAGCATTAACTCTCTCTTACGAAAACCCCGAGAAACTAATTCTGCAAGACAAATGTCTGTGATACAatgtatttcttggaggtttcTTTTATTTGGGGGGCTGGGGGGTAGGATTGAAAGTATCTTAggtacaaaatatattaataaacatgAACTTCTATCTAAAAATAACAACtgatatgtacatattttagaattttttctctaaagtttttttaaagcataCTATTAAAAATCTACTTGTTCCTCAAAAGTATAACTTTcagattaagttttaaaataatattttcaaaattcgaAAAAACATACGTACCTCCAGGTACTGGTAAAATACTGAAAACAGTGGCCATGTCCTCCCAAGCAGAAGAGCTAACATAGATTTAGCAGTATCAATATCAAGGCTTCTCTGATCTTTATCCtaaaatataagtgaaaaagTTTTCCTAAGTGTGGTCTCAAGATGAAAAgctattaaaacaacaaaacaagaaaattgcACCTACCCTTGCAAAATCAAAGGCATATCTGTAGATATTCTTAAATGACGAAATATCATTCAACTGTGAGCGCAAAAAGTCAAATttgttttgtaacttttctgtgcAGTCACaccttaaataaaagaaatatcaaaCAAATTACATAAtcaagaaaatcaaataaaagtatCACTGGGGGTTAGACGTAATGCATTAAGAAAAAAGTGAGCGCATTTATGAAgttaatttagttttaaaattctgagtCACAAATTTAGAGTAATAAATTTCTTGCCTTGCATCTACcaatgcaataaaaaaagaaaaaaggggaaaaaagaaaacctgggaatCAAAGAAAGTTCACTCCAATTACtttgcttaaaaacaaacaaacaactcattcaaaaattccaaataaaatcGAAGTTAAAAAGAGATgtattaaaacatgttttatcaCATATACAGCTAAAAATGGCAGAGCAAATGAAACTAATCATGCCTTTGTCACATATTTCTTTAGAAAGTTCGTAGGTAACAGTTTGGTGAAAGACATTAGTCATGAGTAGTTTTAAAAGTTTAGGATATAACACAGTGCAaattaatacattatattaagtgGTCCAGTCATAAATCGAGATCCCTATATTTTTGTGAACAAAAAGTCAAAGTCAATCAGTAGAAGCACCTAACTTCAAATAAGTTATATATGCAAAAGCATGCAAACAACAAGTcatatgtgttatttttaaagacaagacaTTAAATATAAGCAGCTAAATATATGGAAGGCTCAAAAATCTTAACTGACTTTGTCTCAACGGGTTGATAAATTCCACTGTTTAGCAAGAAGCAAGGCAGTCAAGGCCTTTCACAATTTGGCACAAATCTCTAATTTCATCTCCTGCCACTTCCTGATAACCTTACCATGCTCTAATTATATCACTTACCATTCCCAAATGCCACTGCCATGCTTCAGCACCCATTATTTCCACTTGAAATCTCAAACATGctgataaaaatattattcatcaaGACCTAACTCACATTTTGCCACCTCTGAGAGACCATCTGACTCCCTTTAATCAAATTAATTGTGCCATCTACTGTGGTCCACAGTATTCCACTCAAAACTGAATTTTAGTTATTCAACATGCTCTCCAGCCACCTGGCATTCTCAGATTTAACTAAGACTATACTAAATCAATAACACAAAGGCCTATAATGTGTAGTAACATAATTTCattaatgtgtaaatattttggacaattttctaatattaattaAACCTTGCATTTCTAGAATAAGTCAAATTTGGTCATGTTATCTGTTTTATACATTGCTGGATTTTGGGGTTGTTTTGCTAGGTTCCTAAGTGAGACTAGCTTGTAAGTTTCATTCTTACTCTCCTTGCTAGTTTTTTTAACAAGATTGTAGTACATAAGactcagaaaatgaaaagagaattgCTGCTTTTCCACCCCCCGCCCCGTTTTTTGAAAAAGCTTATGTAACCCTGAAATTAGCATCTGTCCAAACTCAGGTGAGTATTGAGGGAAGGAAAACTTTTAACTAATAAACCAACATTTTTAATGGCCATAGGgccattcagattttctatttctttttgaatgtTTTGGTCCCATACTTTTCTCATAActgattattttacatataagtttatttaaatatgattaaaatttataacattttctaatttgcatTAGCATTATTTATCTTCatcccttttttgttgtttttcttgacCAATCTTACcagaatttaattaatttaatatagtATTTAAGGCTATAATTTCCCTCTTAATACAACTTTAGCTGCAACCACAAGTTTTGATAAGTATTGTTTGTAGAACTatcattcgatccagcaatcccattattggatatatacccagaggaatataaatcatcctaccATAAAGATATGCaggtgaatgttcattgcagcactattcacaatagcaaagacatggaagcaacctaaatgcccatcagtgatggattggacaaagaaaatacatatacaccatggtatatgtacactatggaatactaagcagccataaaaaaagaacacgATCATATATTTTGCGGGAACATGGATGGTgctagaggtcattatccttagcaagctaatgctggaaaaccaaatatcacatgttctcacttatacgtgggagctaaatgatgtgaacttatgaacacaaagaaggaaacaacagacactggggtctacttgaaggtggagggtgggagaagagagaggggCATAAAAGATAACTgttgagtactaggcttaatacctggggaatgaaataatctgcacaatcAACCCCTCTGACACtactttacctatgtaacaaagcttcacatgtacccccaaacctaaaaattaaaaaaaaaaagatcttacagttcaaaaatacatgcatattttTGCTTTCAGTATTTACTTGTATATGACACCTTGACGAGAACTGTTTTGAAGGAGTGATAGGGATAGAAATTTTACTGGCACAGGTTtaagagagaatgaaaagagtGGAACTGGAGAAAATAAGTATAGATGAATGCTTTCAAAGAGTTTGATTCTAAAGTGGTGCAGATAAAAGAGGCACTAACTTGAGTGGGATGCAGTCAATGAACTTTTCACACTCACTCTCTCCTAGGTACAACTAAAATCCCTGAacattatatagaaaataaacacaagaCCCTGAAAGGTGGAAACCTGAGGAACTACATGGTGGTGAGTTCTCTGGGTTTCTTTTTGCCTAATATATTCCAAACTTGGAGCTGAAGAGGCTAGTAACCAGAAACACCAATGGGGGCAGACAAAAAGCCCCAATAAAACCCTGCCTTTTCTCTaaccaaaagacaaagaaaggaggagactcacaaaacagaaaactctTAGAAAACAAACACTCTACTCCAGTTAAAAACCACTGAAAAAACTATGGCCCAACTCCCACCAATGCCAGCAAAGACTGAATGGGGACCTAAAATGTCCACCCTTACCAGGATATAATAAAGCCTCTCTCTCAACTCCTACAATGCTGGTGGAAATCGAAACCACACAGGTAACATGAACTTCTGCTCTTGCCAGGTAGTAACAAGCAGCCAATCCTCTTCTGCCCTAGGTTGACATAGAGGAGGCCTAGTGAAGAGTCAGGGCTTTCACCATCACCCAGTGGTAACAAGGCACTCCTATCCCTTTCAGACAAGAAAGCATCAGTAAAAGCGTAGTGGGAACCCAGAACTCTCATCCCTGCCCAGCAGTCACAAGGGATATCCTTCCTTAGATGTTAATGAATGCAGAGTAGAAAATTCAATTTCTACCTGTACCTGGCAGTAATAAGGTGGCAGCCCTGATTTCTCTTGCCAGAATAGCATTAGAGTAAGCTAGCTAAAACTGAAGCTTTAAATACGATCCAGAGATCCAGAGTTTCATAATATACTACCCAAAATATCCaggtttcaatttaaaaaatcacttgtcAAACCAAGATCTCAAATGGAATGCAAAAGCACAATCAATACTTGCAACCACCAAAATGACAGAGATGTTCAGAATTATCTGACACATTTTAAATTAGCTATCACACAAATGCTTCAACAAGTAATCAAAAAcgtaatagaaaaatgaaaaaatataaagtctcagcaaaaaaaaaagtccaaggacaaagaaatataagatataaaaaaagaaccaaatggaaatttttgaACTGTAAAATACAAGGTAGCCTTAAGCCCCATATCCATAATTACATGACAGTGAGTAGTCTAAATACACCAATAAGacagagtggattaaaaaaagcATGACCCAAACATATGCTGTCTAGAAGAAACTTTAACTTCAAATAGTATACGCAGGTTGAAAGTGAAACAATGGAAAATAATATCtcacagaaatattaaaagaaagcaGGAAGTGGCTTTCTACATTAGATGATATTAAAATAGACTTAGAGcaacttcagagcaaagaaaatgatCAGAACAGAGTGGATAATCATATTataataaaagggtcaatccATCAGAAAGACATAGCAATCCTAAACAATTCTAAGCAATCCTATACACATTAAACAATAGAGCTGCAAAATGTGTGAAGTAAAAACTAAATGTGTGAAGAGgcactgaaaagagaaataaattcataattaTAGTTGGATATTTCACCACCCCTTTTCCAGCAATTGATAGAAACACTAGATAGAATTCA
This genomic window from Pan troglodytes isolate AG18354 chromosome 9, NHGRI_mPanTro3-v2.0_pri, whole genome shotgun sequence contains:
- the DCUN1D5 gene encoding DCN1-like protein 5 isoform X1; translated protein: MPVKKKRKSPGVAAAVAEDGGLKKCKISSYCRSQPPARLISGEEHFSSKKCLAWFYEYAGPDEVVGPEGMEKFCEDIGVEPENIIMLVLAWKLEAESMGFFTKEEWLKGMTSLQCDCTEKLQNKFDFLRSQLNDISSFKNIYRYAFDFARDKDQRSLDIDTAKSMLALLLGRTWPLFSVFYQYLEQSKYRVMNKDQWYNVLEFSRTVHADLSNYDEDGAWPVLLDEFVEWQKVRQTS
- the DCUN1D5 gene encoding DCN1-like protein 5 isoform X2, producing MEKFCEDIGVEPENIIMLVLAWKLEAESMGFFTKEEWLKGMTSLQCDCTEKLQNKFDFLRSQLNDISSFKNIYRYAFDFARDKDQRSLDIDTAKSMLALLLGRTWPLFSVFYQYLEQSKYRVMNKDQWYNVLEFSRTVHADLSNYDEDGAWPVLLDEFVEWQKVRQTS
- the DCUN1D5 gene encoding DCN1-like protein 5 isoform X4, with product MCDCTEKLQNKFDFLRSQLNDISSFKNIYRYAFDFARDKDQRSLDIDTAKSMLALLLGRTWPLFSVFYQYLEQSKYRVMNKDQWYNVLEFSRTVHADLSNYDEDGAWPVLLDEFVEWQKVRQTS
- the DCUN1D5 gene encoding DCN1-like protein 5 isoform X3, translating into MPVKKKRKSPGVAAAVAEDGGLKKCKISRCDCTEKLQNKFDFLRSQLNDISSFKNIYRYAFDFARDKDQRSLDIDTAKSMLALLLGRTWPLFSVFYQYLEQSKYRVMNKDQWYNVLEFSRTVHADLSNYDEDGAWPVLLDEFVEWQKVRQTS